In Brettanomyces bruxellensis chromosome 7, complete sequence, the sequence AATCAATGCAATCATTCCGTTTTTCGCCACAAGCATCCTGTTAGTAGAAGCCGGGATTATCGAAGcttctccttcaacttcctcatctttgaAAAGCCACCCCAAATCAACGGTCTGGTCCAACTCTAAGTATGGAAGCCTGTATGTGTATAGCTTCATGTGTTCCCCATTTGTCAAAACAACTATTCTTCCTGATGGATCGAACGATATCTCTAACTCAGAGTTACCCACTTCTTCCGGAAGCTTTAAAGTTGAACTGACAATATCCAATGCGCTAGTCTGTCCAAATGCACGAATATGTCCCTGTAAAGTTTGTGTATTTGCCTGTTCCGATGGAATTCTGTCCACAAAAATGAGCACTGTCTCTAACTTATCTGCAGTCTCGAATTTTGTGGATGTCTTACCGAGGTCAAAATCTGAATATTTCACAAATCTGTAGTAAATCACGGAACCATGCAAGTCACCCCGCTTCTTCAATGTGAAAAGTGGCTTGGGATCTTCAGCTTCCTTTTCCTCGTTATGGAATCTAATAGGGTAAGCTTTCACTGTTCCTTCACTATCCAAAACTACCACGCGTTCTTTATCCTCCATAATGCGTACTCCAACCGCTTGCGAGTCTATTTTGATGTCTATAACGCTTTCGCTGTCATCATTAACATCTGTTGAAAAGAGATTTTCACATTTAATAAGTTTTAACGAGTGTTTATTCCGATCCGAAAGTCCAACTGCATATATTTTACCGCCGTCTGAACTATTCTGTGTCTCCGCTTTATTGTCAAGATCACAACTGTCGATAGCATCCACTTTGACAGATGGTGAAAGTGAGTGAGACCAGATCATTCTGGGGGATGGCTTGAGGATAAAAGTTGCCACGTACGAGCCATTCACCGCTATATCAAACGAAGTACTTGTTGACGTTGGGATTTTCGCTATCTTACATTGGTCAGATAGCTTTCCTGATGATGGCAGCCTTGGAAGACTGGTAACCATAAAAGGGTCAACAATAGAAGCCGGCATTTTGTTACTTCAATGTTATGATGTTTGCTAGTCAATGAACAAGTTCTTTGTTCGTATGATCAAGTGTACAGAAAGAGCTGAATAAAATGATAAGCTCATCTCAGGTTGAATTTTggagataaaaaatttttcagatcagcataaaaaaattaatgcGGAGTGTTTGCTTATTGTGTGTCGTGGTACAACCACAAATTTGATGTGcattcttcaacattttaAGTTTAAGATGGAATGATCAATCTCCATTGAATATGTCCATCTTTCCAATAGTTAAATGTATTTCTTGCTGTTTCagtttgaatattttcttaTGGCATCTCGAATATCATGCTAATATACAAACAAAACTTGGTAAGTCGGACAGATTTCGTAGAAAATGTTAATGGTTATTTAAAAAACAGGAGATGgaatataatatttttagTGGAATTTggtattctttttttatttaaataatTTTAGCTAATAATGGAATCAGTCCAGCATGAAACCTTAAAACTGTAAGGCATTCAACCTGAACTAATACCTGCGGGTCTGAAAGTAGGTTTAATCCTTAGTGAAATCCTGGATGGAAGTCATGCAATAGGTAAGGATGCATGCATGCAGAGAGGTCTGGGAATGAGGGCTTGCGGAATAAAGCAGAATAAAGCAGAATTGAGGAAAAGAACAgaagcaattttttttttgcaacaATCAGCAGCTGCGATCCTCATCAAAAACCacatataataatttgTGTTTCAAAAAACCGGATTCCTTTGGTAAGGGTTAGCTTCCGGTCTATAAAGCTTCAAGCATTGTGCTTTAATTGGCAGGCAGCAAACTAAATCAGGTGTGTATAGGTAAAGCCGTACAAAAACATACTTTGGAATAACAGGTATATAGCTATTGCTGTTGCACTGTAATTAGACAAATAAACGGGGCTTAGAAACAACATCGTTGTTCGATCTGTGAAAAGTTCACCGGACAACATTAATTTATTAGGAAGGGTTTTGCTTTATTCAAACAAGAACTTGAGGGCTGGAAACCAATGGCTGATGCATACGATTCACGTCTTTTAGCTACAGGTAGAGAAATTCCCACTACCGGACAATCAGATAATGCAAGTGTGGTCCATGGTAATGTGCATAGAGAGAATGAAGGTAGTGTGAGCATTTCAGGAGCAGGCACAGAGGTGGTTCAGATGGTTAGAAgcacaaagaaaagaagaagattcgacgaaagaagaggaagacCTGCAAAAGCTATATGGACACTTTTTGACAGGATTAGAGATCCGGGTACAGATCGAATAACTCGAGCCCGGTGTAAGTTTTGTGGTGAGTGTGTGGCTCCCCGCCCTGCAGAAACAATGCTTGTTCATGCCAGATACTGCATAAGTATGAAAGATAACTGTGACCCGAAACTTTACGAGAGTTTGACCACTGGACCCAGTACAATTGTCTCGAAACGAGTGGTTAAACACCAGCCAATCATGTTTGATGGAGACGGCGAACTTGATGATGCAAGTGCTGCTGGATTGGATGATCTCACCTCAATTGCTGCGAACACTGAAACTAGCACTGGTGTTGAAAGCACAAATGGTGCAGATACAACAAATGCAACCTCGCCAGCCTTAATAAGAAAGACTCAGCAGGGAGATTTAAAGGTGCACGGCCTACACGGTGGCGAGGAATTGACCATGGCACGTCCGCACAAGTTGAGCACtcaaaaagcagaaatagACATGTCTGTTATGCGCTTTTTCATTGCTAACAACCTTCCTCTTGCCACAGCAAACGATCAGAGCTTTCGGACGATGGTGCAGTTGATTTCTGACGGCAGCTACCGGGTTCCGACGGGAAAGCAGCTGACAAAACTTTGTCTCTCAAGTCTTTCAAGAGCAACACAGTACAAAGAGCCGAAACTTGCGCTAGAGAGAGATTTGCACAATTCCAGGGCTGAAAACAGCACCGAAATAAACGTTGAACCCCAAGAAGAGGGTTCATCCTCAGCATTAGCCAGCAGTAGTATCAGCAGCAGTCGAGTCATTGCAACTTCAGCATTGGCTCATGCTGCTAAAGATGATTCAGTCAGCGATacagaaattttgaatagAACGCGGTGAAATGAAACGTGCAAAATTATTGCTAGAAGGAATTCAACCGAAAATTGTGGAATTTCATCACTTTCTAGGAAGAGAATCTTATACGGAACACTATAATTGCTTCTGTGCTGCTATTGAGtttaaaaatttagaaaTCTGAGTAATATAGACGGACGCATGTTTTGGATTCACGCTTTTTTTGAGAGAACATTAAGTTTATGTATATGTGCATCCGCCACAGAAGAGAaataatatgtattgcatAGATATATGTGTGAGTGTATGTAGTAATGAACctatatttatttggtGGATTCCCAATTCGTGTGCGGTAATGTATTATAATCCTATTTTACgttatgcttttttttctttactaTGTGTTCTCTTAGTTGCCTAATAAAGCATCTATACGGagcagtttttttttgcgctTTCCAATGCTTACCTAGAGATCAGGAAAAACACGTACGGCACAATGTTGACaccatattttttatttaaacgAACGAAAAAAACTACCCACctacaaaaaatatagttAGTTATCTTAACATATCACATGATATTTCCTTGAATACTAATATACAATAACCCCAAATGTAAAAGGAGTAAACATGAGAACCCCAGAAGTAACCGTTGAAATCATGctaaaaaaagcagaattaataacaaaaaacacaaaaaacGCCAACCGCACTAAAGCGGACAACCTAACTAATTTATGCGGAAGTCGAAGAAGTGTACTTAGTGACTGCTCTTGTTCCCTCAGACACAGCATGCTTAGCCAATTCACCAGGCAAGATCAATCTGACGGCAGTCTGGATCTCTCTGGCAGAAATAGTCGACTTCTTGTTGTAAGCAGCCAACTTTGAAGCTTCAGAGGCAATCCTCTCGAAAATATCGTTAACGAAAGAGTTCATGATAGACATAGCTCTTCTGGAAATACCGGTGTCTGGATGCGTCTGCTTCAACACCTTGTAAATGTATGAGGACCAACTCTCCTTTCTTGGCTTCGATCTCTTTCTTGGCTCAATGGTAGTCTTCTTGGCTGGTGCCTTGGAAGCTggtttcttttctgctctAGCCATTTTGGTTGTGTTTGATGAAAGATATATGGGAAAAATTCGACAAATACTCGATGGAATGTGagggagaagaaaaggaaactCAAGATACTCAGGAGCAACAATCAGTACTAGGCTTTTCAGTGGGCAGATGATGTccttatatatatttcgCATTTATAGATGGAGTGGAGAGAAAACAAAGGCAAcggtaattttttttttccttcccCCCGTTTCGCGAAAACAACATGGTACATACATTTTGAGAATTTTCAACTTAAATGCTTGCAATGGTCCAAAACCGCGAATTTTGGCCCCAGAT encodes:
- the HTB2_2 gene encoding Histone H2B; translated protein: MARAEKKPASKAPAKKTTIEPRKRSKPRKESWSSYIYKVLKQTHPDTGISRRAMSIMNSFVNDIFERIASEASKLAAYNKKSTISAREIQTAVRLILPGELAKHAVSEGTRAVTKYTSSTSA